One Leptospira levettii genomic window carries:
- a CDS encoding tetratricopeptide repeat protein, with translation MAEPIDKLSPEEITQIETMFSALNKNPMSSEELNPMAKVLREKLGYTNPFSGNEEPEPTDDEPNDDLPDDFGGDETATGDSSDPFSGLDDDDDFGPPKLSSSQPEEDDGIDLDELLGEDSPKPKETTPPSNTDFDDLGMDSPTDDLSGNEDPFSTPAGDEADPFANLGSPSDSEAGADDPFANLDAIDEAPIEETKAPEIGDDPFANLGSDDDSIPKTTDEDLFAGFDSGSEEPQGTSDDFDFGSGGETPSGDDPFADMGSTPSDADAGAGFGDDPFGSLDSPSSDVTTGDDPFGDLSTPTSSSEPSFGDDPFADMGSTPPASDTGAGFEDDPFGSMETPSTSARESEPADIGGGFDDPFGDLGVGMEPPSLDDDLAAPSFDDLAPSIDDMPVSAMDDFGGNDEGPGGFEEDLMSLGKEEEPEESLEANLTDEELAVIQSELLRYPPKLRRTIIDAIVNQRIPVRNQKEIIELIKAQQKPEDIASFLSGLLGERVELSDSSGKFAADGVPIIASKDAYTKEGAARKRELIRRTILSSAAAIFLVFGIVTLWKYVIVPYRAKAQYALGLEKIEEYSYETDALEKKKLLADAENYFIKGEEIFPHNLEFLNKYCTAYTKAGLYERAFEKCFGKVEPDFGYEPEDKEHKRAWENRKEVPNISFAKKTEWNDAGVETAGRRPLPELAFYLTSQDKVPRKVLKAGAYIASRLKYNVHDIDTYIALGTFHSFHRKDFIEVPPGSNRKKYKNDHLAIEYFKRVFTDGGDPDNVDAIAGIAKIFYNKQEFGTAVKYYNDIIEKYPKNPIGHGGILSTYIEMWKRDKNPQYVLNHHRQVRNALNIEDELSLFVLAKLASFYIDLDSEEVRIKYNINPEDQVTGMEIDDNVEYLLNIAYGKDGGSKFAEGYYQRARFYFKKEEAARALKQLELASTYDIRHYLAVLLMAEYYIQTEDYDEAVKLLKEADDRYQNYRDRLGERDEDETLLEGSPGRISFNLGKIQFLEAAGINVTDNIREFPGKKIYPERSIGTLSYEEKERRNGLFIARESFLAALDRDISKDPKIVRECYYYLGWIDYNHGDFAQSLDFWAELPEEDIYNNPTLLFGKGNAFYYTRQYNAALGNYLKLKDDFELKEQSLGRIDTENSDHREVYETLTALYNNIGAVYEKKQDTINALKYYWKAMETARKIGSVSEIANSNKDLVFARAKLDREPLLEDWLAPTLDRLAQIKK, from the coding sequence ATGGCTGAGCCGATAGACAAATTGAGTCCGGAAGAAATCACACAAATCGAGACGATGTTTTCGGCTCTCAATAAGAACCCTATGTCCTCGGAAGAGCTCAACCCGATGGCGAAGGTCTTACGTGAGAAACTAGGCTATACCAATCCCTTTTCTGGCAATGAAGAGCCAGAACCTACTGACGATGAGCCAAATGATGATCTACCAGATGATTTTGGTGGCGATGAGACGGCCACAGGTGACAGCTCCGATCCTTTTTCTGGCCTCGATGATGATGATGATTTTGGTCCCCCAAAACTTTCCAGTTCCCAACCGGAAGAAGACGATGGGATTGATTTAGATGAATTATTAGGCGAAGATAGCCCAAAACCCAAAGAGACAACACCTCCTTCTAATACTGATTTTGATGATTTAGGAATGGATTCTCCCACAGATGATTTGTCTGGGAATGAAGATCCATTTTCTACCCCTGCTGGTGACGAAGCCGATCCATTTGCAAACCTTGGATCTCCCAGTGACTCTGAGGCAGGTGCCGATGATCCTTTTGCCAATTTAGATGCGATTGATGAAGCACCCATTGAAGAAACAAAGGCGCCGGAAATTGGTGATGATCCCTTTGCCAATTTAGGTAGTGATGACGATTCAATTCCAAAAACAACCGACGAAGACTTGTTTGCTGGGTTTGATTCAGGTTCGGAAGAACCACAAGGTACAAGTGATGATTTTGACTTTGGATCTGGTGGCGAAACTCCTTCGGGTGATGATCCATTTGCTGATATGGGGTCTACCCCATCCGATGCAGACGCGGGTGCTGGTTTTGGGGATGACCCTTTTGGAAGTTTAGATTCTCCTTCTTCTGATGTTACTACGGGTGATGATCCCTTTGGTGATCTTTCCACACCTACATCCTCAAGCGAACCTTCGTTTGGTGATGATCCATTTGCCGATATGGGATCTACTCCACCTGCTTCCGATACAGGAGCAGGTTTTGAAGATGATCCTTTTGGAAGTATGGAAACCCCATCCACTTCCGCAAGAGAATCAGAACCTGCGGATATAGGTGGTGGATTTGATGATCCATTTGGTGACTTGGGTGTGGGGATGGAACCACCAAGTCTTGATGATGATTTAGCTGCTCCTTCCTTTGATGACTTAGCACCTTCCATTGATGATATGCCTGTTTCTGCCATGGACGATTTTGGTGGAAATGATGAGGGTCCAGGTGGATTTGAAGAAGACCTCATGTCTCTTGGCAAAGAGGAAGAACCGGAAGAATCCCTTGAAGCCAATTTAACGGATGAAGAACTTGCGGTCATCCAATCTGAGTTACTTCGTTATCCTCCAAAATTAAGACGAACCATTATTGATGCGATTGTCAACCAACGCATTCCTGTTCGGAACCAAAAAGAAATCATTGAGCTCATCAAAGCCCAACAAAAACCAGAAGACATTGCTAGTTTCTTAAGTGGACTTCTTGGCGAACGAGTCGAACTCAGTGATTCAAGTGGAAAATTTGCGGCAGATGGAGTTCCCATCATCGCAAGTAAGGATGCTTACACAAAAGAAGGTGCTGCTCGAAAACGTGAGTTAATTAGAAGGACAATTTTATCTTCTGCAGCAGCAATCTTTTTGGTATTTGGAATCGTTACTTTATGGAAATACGTAATTGTTCCTTACCGTGCAAAAGCGCAGTATGCTCTTGGACTTGAAAAAATAGAAGAATACAGTTATGAAACTGATGCCCTAGAAAAGAAAAAATTACTAGCTGATGCTGAGAATTATTTTATCAAAGGGGAAGAGATTTTCCCACATAACTTAGAGTTTTTGAACAAATATTGTACTGCTTATACCAAAGCAGGTTTGTACGAACGAGCGTTTGAAAAATGTTTTGGAAAGGTAGAACCAGATTTTGGTTATGAACCAGAAGACAAAGAACACAAACGTGCTTGGGAAAATCGTAAAGAAGTTCCAAACATCAGTTTTGCGAAAAAAACGGAATGGAATGACGCAGGTGTTGAAACAGCTGGTAGAAGACCACTCCCCGAACTGGCATTTTATTTAACTTCACAAGATAAAGTTCCAAGAAAGGTATTAAAAGCAGGTGCCTACATCGCATCTCGCCTCAAATACAATGTTCATGATATAGATACATATATTGCACTCGGAACATTTCACTCCTTTCACAGAAAAGACTTCATTGAAGTTCCACCAGGAAGTAATCGCAAAAAATATAAAAATGATCACCTTGCGATTGAATACTTCAAACGAGTGTTTACTGATGGGGGAGATCCTGATAATGTTGATGCCATTGCTGGTATAGCAAAAATTTTCTATAACAAACAAGAGTTTGGAACAGCTGTTAAATACTATAACGATATTATTGAAAAGTATCCAAAAAATCCAATTGGACACGGTGGGATTTTATCAACCTATATTGAAATGTGGAAACGTGATAAAAATCCACAATATGTTTTAAACCACCATAGGCAAGTTCGTAATGCTCTAAACATTGAAGATGAACTTTCACTTTTTGTTTTGGCAAAACTTGCTTCCTTTTATATTGATTTGGATTCTGAAGAAGTCCGTATCAAATACAACATCAATCCAGAAGACCAAGTCACGGGTATGGAGATTGATGACAACGTAGAATATCTGCTAAACATTGCTTATGGCAAAGATGGTGGTTCAAAATTTGCGGAAGGGTACTACCAGAGAGCACGTTTTTACTTCAAAAAAGAAGAAGCGGCTCGTGCTTTAAAACAATTAGAATTAGCATCAACTTATGATATTAGACATTATTTAGCAGTTTTACTGATGGCTGAGTATTATATCCAAACAGAAGATTACGATGAAGCTGTAAAACTTTTAAAAGAAGCTGATGATCGATACCAAAACTATCGTGATCGTTTGGGAGAAAGGGACGAAGATGAAACCTTACTCGAAGGTAGTCCAGGAAGGATTTCGTTTAACTTAGGTAAAATTCAATTTTTGGAAGCAGCTGGGATAAACGTAACAGACAATATACGAGAATTCCCTGGCAAAAAAATCTATCCAGAACGAAGTATTGGAACACTTTCCTATGAAGAAAAGGAAAGACGAAATGGCCTTTTTATAGCACGTGAATCTTTTCTCGCAGCACTTGACCGTGATATTTCCAAAGATCCAAAGATTGTGAGAGAATGTTATTATTATTTGGGTTGGATTGATTATAACCATGGTGACTTTGCACAAAGTTTAGATTTTTGGGCAGAACTTCCGGAAGAAGATATATACAATAACCCGACCTTACTCTTTGGAAAGGGAAATGCATTTTATTATACAAGACAATACAATGCAGCACTTGGCAACTATCTGAAGTTAAAGGATGATTTTGAACTGAAAGAAC
- a CDS encoding glycogen-binding domain-containing protein — MLKSKFIRIALILLFLTGIGIFADDGMDWIGSFSSGELEMSDETEDQDTVYYLWQLESLKKNIAPRYIRYLDVESYVSSGNLLHRGILFTYNGLRDESVEICGSFNNWECAEMKRNQYGIYYTVIEPNQIKDSYEEDPVYEYKFRVNGLLTYDPENFDKVEDGSGSYYSRFVLDSKDTDRQTKTMVLEDSANEERDLRTVKFQIYLPNAEVVRVVGNFNDWNPEHDFLKKDRKGVFTLEKKLLPGEYHYQFIVDGETMLDTYNPTTNIKIDTNESVSSLLVPERNYALERKM; from the coding sequence ATGTTGAAATCCAAATTCATCCGAATTGCCCTCATTTTACTCTTTTTGACAGGTATTGGAATTTTTGCCGACGATGGTATGGATTGGATTGGCAGTTTTTCTTCTGGAGAACTCGAAATGTCTGATGAAACCGAAGACCAAGACACGGTTTATTACCTTTGGCAATTGGAAAGTCTGAAGAAAAACATCGCACCACGTTACATTCGTTATCTTGATGTCGAATCCTATGTTTCGAGTGGGAACCTTCTCCACCGAGGGATTCTTTTCACCTATAATGGCCTTAGAGATGAATCTGTGGAAATCTGCGGTAGTTTTAACAATTGGGAATGCGCTGAAATGAAACGGAACCAATATGGAATTTATTACACAGTCATCGAACCTAACCAAATCAAAGATAGTTACGAAGAAGATCCTGTTTACGAATATAAATTTCGAGTGAATGGCCTACTCACCTATGATCCAGAAAACTTTGATAAGGTGGAAGATGGGTCAGGTTCTTATTATTCACGATTTGTTTTGGATTCTAAAGACACAGATCGCCAAACCAAAACGATGGTATTGGAAGATTCCGCAAACGAAGAACGAGACCTTCGGACAGTCAAATTTCAAATTTATTTACCGAATGCAGAAGTGGTCCGTGTAGTGGGAAATTTTAATGATTGGAACCCTGAACATGATTTTTTGAAAAAAGATCGTAAAGGGGTTTTTACCTTAGAGAAAAAATTACTCCCTGGTGAGTATCACTACCAATTCATCGTTGATGGTGAGACAATGTTAGATACTTACAATCCAACTACGAATATAAAAATCGATACAAATGAATCGGTCTCATCTCTTTTGGTTCCTGAGCGCAACTATGCTTTAGAACGTAAGATGTGA